A window of the Lactuca sativa cultivar Salinas chromosome 7, Lsat_Salinas_v11, whole genome shotgun sequence genome harbors these coding sequences:
- the LOC111878396 gene encoding auxin response factor 1 has product MAHVAATHFPGGPQSGSSGDAIYKELWHACAGPLVNVPREGERVYYFPQGHMEQLEASMHQGLDQQLPSFNLPAKILCKVMNVHLRAEPETDEVYAQITLLPDTNQNEVTSPDPPLPEPPNCTVHSFCKTLTASDTSTHGGFSVLRRHADDCLPPLDMSQQPPWQELVASDLHGNEWHFRHIFRGQPRRHLLTTGWSVFVSAKKLVAGDAFIFLRGENGELRVGVRRLMRLLNNMPSSVISSHSMHLGVLATASHAIATGTLFSVFYKPRTSRSEFIVSLNKYLEAQNHKLSVGMRFKMRFEGEEVPERRFSGTIVGVGDTASSKWLDSEWRSLKVQWDEPSSILRPDRVSPWELEPLVASNTSSNPQPPHRNKRARPPVLPSSMPDLSTLGMWKPPADRHSAFQYCEPQRGRDIYPSNNVNSISLSYSENGSMPPVSTTSIQWSNLREPLTESFEHVANKENGEKRQSNGYRLFGIELLEHSTVDETSPVGMGMSRGMTEELRICPLDTESDIPSASCEPEKSSVLHTRQIRSCTKVHMQGIAVGRAVDLTQFNCYEDLLSKLENMFEIEGELREVPKKWQVVYTDVEDDIMMVGDDPWHEFCNMVRKIFIYTTEEAKRLSPKIKLPENDEIIQGKPAQDSTEEHSSSNEGSGC; this is encoded by the exons atgGCACATGTTGCTGCTACTCATTTTCCTGGAGGGCCTCAATCAG GATCCTCTGGTGATGCCATATACAAAGAATTGTGGCATGCCTGTGCTGGCCCTCTTGTCAATGTCCCTCGTGAAGGAGAACGTGTTTATTACTTCCCTCAAGGCCACATGGAACAG CTTGAGGCTTCCATGCATCAAGGATTAGACCAGCAGCTCCCATCATTTAATTTACCAGCCAAAATACTATGTAAAGTGATGAATGTTCACCTTCGG GCTGAACCAGAAACTGATGAAGTTTATGCACAAATAACACTCTTGCCTGACACAAAT CAAAATGAGGTAACAAGCCCAGATCCTCCACTTCCAGAACCTCCTAATTGCACTGTCCACTCATTCTGCAAGACACTTACTGCATCTGATACAAGCACTCATGGTGGATTCTCTGTTCTTCGTAGGCATGCAGATGACTGTTTGCCCCCACTG GACATGTCCCAACAGCCACCCTGGCAAGAACTGGTTGCTAGTGATCTTCATGGCAACGAATGGCATTTTCGTCATATTTTCCGAG GTCAACCTCGTCGTCACTTGTTGACTACTGGATGGAGTGTGTTTGTTAGTGCAAAAAAGTTGGTTGCTGGTGACGCTTTTATCTTTTTAAG GGGGGAAAATGGGGAGCTACGCGTTGGAGTAAGGAGGCTTATGAGACTTTTAAACAATATGCCATCATCTGTGATATCAAGTCATAGCATGCATCTTGGTGTTCTTGCTACTGCCTCTCATGCAATTGCAACTGGAACCCTTTTTTCAGTTTTTTATAAACCAAG AACTAGTCGATCAGAGTTCATTGTGAGCCTTAACAAGTACCTTGAAGCTCAAAACCATAAGCTTTCAGTTGGAATGAGGTTTAAAATGAGATTTGAAGGTGAAGAGGTTCCTGAAAGAAGGTTTAGTGGGACCATAGTTGGTGTTGGAGATACCGCATCATCAAAATGGCTGGATTCTGAATGGCGATCCCTAAAG GTTCAATGGGATGAACCCTCATCAATATTACGCCCAGATAGAGTCTCACCTTGGGAACTGGAACCACTTGTAGCATCCAACACTTCATCAAACCCTCAACCTCCACATAGAAATAAGCGGGCTCGTCCTCCCGTCTTACCTTCTTCCATGCCAGATCTTTCCACACTTG GGATGTGGAAACCGCCTGCTGATCGCCACTCAGCATTTCAATATTGTGAGCCACAACGTGGGCGTGATATTTACCCATCAAATAATGTCAACAGTATCTCCCTGAGTTACAGTGAAAATGGTTCTATGCCACCTGTTTCCACCACATCTATTCAATGGTCAAACTTAAGGGAGCCACTAACAGAATCATTTGAACATGTGGCTAATAAAGAAAATGGTGAAAAGAGACAGAGTAATGGGTACAGACTATTTGGAATCGAGTTGCTTGAACACTCAACTGTGGATGAAACTTCACCCGTTGGTATGGGCATGTCTAGAGGAATGACTGAGGAATTACGAATATGCCCTCTAGATACAGAATCTGATATTCCTTCAGCAAGCTGTGAGCCTGAGAAATCTAGTGTGTTGCATACTAGACAAATCCGTAGCTGCACTAAG GTTCATATGCAAGGAATTGCTGTTGGTAGAGCTGTAGATTTGACACAATTTAATTGTTATGAGGATTTGCTGAGCAAATTAGAAAATATGTTTGAAATTGAAGGTGAACTTCGTGAAGTACCAAAAAAATGGCAAGTTGTATACACGGATGTCGAGGATGACATCATGATGGTTGGAGATGATCCATGGCA TGAGTTTTGCAATATGGTGAGAAAGATCTTCATATACACTACCGAAGAAGCCAAGAGGCTTTCCCCAAAAATAAAACTTCCAGAAAACGATGAAATAATACAAGGGAAACCGGCTCAAGATAGCACTGAAGaacattcatcatcaaatgaaggtTCTGGTTGctga